TGATCTACCTCGACAATTGGCTCAACGGCGTGGGCGAAGGCCGGGCCCAGGAAAACTATGCCCGCGAGATCATGGAGCTGTTCTCCATGGGCGTGGACAACTACAGCGAAGAAGACGTTCGCGAAATTGCCAAGTGCCTGACCGGGGAAACCCTGGACGGCATACGTGACGACGGCTCGCCGGATGCCTTCGATTACCGATTCCGCGCGGGCAACCATGCGTCGGGAGACAAGAACGTCTTTGGCCTCACGGTCACCGAGGACAACGCCGGCGGCGAATTGATCCAGGTTGTCGACCTCATTCTTGCCCGCGTCAGTGTCAACCCCAATGTCAGCGGCCTCTCCGCCCCCTACAATGACCTTCCCGCCGCGGCCGTTTACATGTCGTGGAAGATCCTTCGCTGGTTTCTGAACCAGAATGTCACCCTCGATCCGCCGGATCCCGCCGTGCTGGAACTGGCCGATTACATGCGCGGCAGCGACGGCGCCCCCTATCCGCAGCGCCGCTACCCCTATGACCTTCGCGCGTGCATGCGGCGGCTCTTTCTGTCGAAGCTCTTCTACGATACGGACAACTTCTTCACCATCACCAAGACCCCGGCGGACTTCTGCGTGGCCGGGCTGCGCATGTCCCAGGCCGCCGTCGGTATTGCCCCGGAGGATTTCGACTACGAACGGGGATTCTGGTGGGATGCGCCCATCGACCGCATGCGGAACATGGGCATGACCCTGTTCAGCCCGCCCAACGTCTCGGGCTGGCGCCATGGCCGCCCCTGGATCAATGCGGAGTATCTCCTCAATCGCTACCAGTTTCTCGAGCGCACCACCTCGCGCTTCGTCACCGAGGAGGCGATTGACGATCTCACCGTCATCAATGGCGGCGTACTGGACCCGGAAGACTACGAAGGGCTCCGGGACTACTTCCTGAAAGCCATTATTCAGGACGACATCGATCGGTGGGCACCGGGCGCCAAAGAAGGCATGATAACGTTTCTCAACGAGCAGGCGGCCGAATCCGACTGGCCGCCCGACCGCTTCCGGCGCCAGGTGCGCGGGCTCATCTTTCTCATGATGTCCCTCCCCATGTGGCAGATGAAGTAACCCCAACCGGAACATCGCGCCCAGCACGCAACGAAGGGAGAACCCGATCCATGAAACTTTCACGACGTGATTTTATGAAAGCCAGCCTCGGCAGTCTGGCCTATATCAGCGCAACGGCCACGGTGCCCGTCTGGGTGGCCAAATCCGCCCACGGCCTCGGCGCGGGCGAATTCGAAGACCGCATCCTCGTGCTGCTCCAGATGGGCGGCGGCAACGACGGACTGAATACCGTGATCCCCTATCAGGATGATCGCTATTACATCGCCCGACCGAATATCGGCATCACCGGCGAATACCATGAACTGGGCGACGGCCTGAATGCGCTCCACCCGCGCATGGGCGATTTGAAGAACTGGTACGACGACGGCTATATGGCCCTGCTGCAGAATGTGGGCTACCCCAATCCCAATCTCTCCCACTTCCTCTCCACGGACTACTACGAGTTTGGCGCCTCCCCCGGCAGCGTTACCGTGCCCGATGGCCGGGGCTGGATTGCCCGCTTTTTCGACAACGCCTGCGCCGGCGTGAACCCCGAGGACATCCCCGCCCTGTCCATGCTCGCCCTCAACACCTACGAGTTGCCCAATACCCTCGCGGGAAGCGACCTCTACCTGCCGCCCCGTGTGAGCGACCT
This genomic interval from Candidatus Hydrogenedentota bacterium contains the following:
- a CDS encoding DUF1800 family protein, whose product is MALLDEYRVGEDGNWSDLEAAHLWRRAAFGATAAELAVAVGDGTQDALYAAVDSLLDIQPEDPNLDAPSGPGRWGGPIAGLPNRAEGEEEPPAEAEVKSPRYDRHLEAHLFYRMFYTSQPFQEQFNLFLHDHFVSEFGKVRQVVGDYQPSIDSYQATCDLLLEQNRLLRQIGLDDFRETLIQISRNAAMLIYLDNWLNGVGEGRAQENYAREIMELFSMGVDNYSEEDVREIAKCLTGETLDGIRDDGSPDAFDYRFRAGNHASGDKNVFGLTVTEDNAGGELIQVVDLILARVSVNPNVSGLSAPYNDLPAAAVYMSWKILRWFLNQNVTLDPPDPAVLELADYMRGSDGAPYPQRRYPYDLRACMRRLFLSKLFYDTDNFFTITKTPADFCVAGLRMSQAAVGIAPEDFDYERGFWWDAPIDRMRNMGMTLFSPPNVSGWRHGRPWINAEYLLNRYQFLERTTSRFVTEEAIDDLTVINGGVLDPEDYEGLRDYFLKAIIQDDIDRWAPGAKEGMITFLNEQAAESDWPPDRFRRQVRGLIFLMMSLPMWQMK